A genome region from Nitrospira sp. includes the following:
- a CDS encoding formyltransferase family protein — protein MRVLVLTTDTLHHAYFVRELVSQVSRLHVILETTGIKPTFDVAHPFELLRDQYERDEWFKGGKPAVGDFAAVTTCANVNDSDAVESATRFVPDITVAFGIRKAESALIRAAGTRVVNLHGGDPEFYRGLDSHLWAIYHSDFKNLVTTLHILNETLDDGPIIGIRSVSVCRNMRLYQLRHHNTESALELTRVALDELRRTGDVSSRRQRQTGRYYSFMPAVLKEVCVKRFEKHCAGLA, from the coding sequence ATGAGGGTACTGGTTCTGACGACGGATACTCTGCATCACGCATATTTTGTCCGTGAACTTGTTTCTCAGGTGTCTCGATTGCACGTGATCCTTGAAACCACCGGCATCAAGCCGACGTTTGATGTTGCCCACCCGTTTGAGTTGTTACGTGACCAATACGAACGTGATGAATGGTTTAAAGGGGGGAAGCCGGCGGTCGGCGATTTTGCCGCGGTCACGACGTGTGCAAACGTGAATGACTCCGATGCGGTCGAGTCGGCAACGCGTTTTGTCCCAGACATCACGGTCGCATTCGGTATTCGAAAAGCGGAGTCTGCTTTGATTAGAGCCGCTGGGACCCGAGTGGTGAATTTGCACGGCGGGGACCCTGAATTTTACCGGGGGCTGGATAGTCATCTTTGGGCGATATACCACAGCGACTTCAAAAATCTTGTCACGACGTTGCATATCCTCAACGAAACCCTCGATGATGGGCCGATCATTGGCATCCGCTCCGTCTCGGTCTGCCGAAATATGCGCCTGTATCAATTGCGGCATCACAATACCGAATCAGCGTTGGAACTCACGCGAGTGGCCTTGGACGAGTTGCGGCGTACAGGTGATGTCTCGAGTCGTAGGCAGCGTCAAACAGGGCGCTACTATTCTTTCATGCCCGCCGTGTTAAAGGAGGTGTGTGTGAAACGATTTGAGAAGCATTGTGCCGGGTTAGCATGA
- a CDS encoding N-acetylneuraminate synthase family protein, which produces MKLFGKNLDETVAVVAEIGLNHEGDAVAAERLITLAAQAGADAVKLQTFTPERYASASDPNRLARVTRFNLSQEAHLHLATHATTLGIPLFSTALTEDVVGFLDQWCPAIKIASGDLTFEPVIRAAMSTRKPVILSTGNGTVEEIDQALQWCTDELGSDALKDRLVLMHCVAAYPVPIEQANVSSVHFLKQRYGLTTGYSNHVIGSEAVLAAVAIGAQLVEVHFTDRREGREFRDHALSFEPQDLKQLVHSIGRVRASLGRVGKELQACELPLREVIRKGVVAARDLPADTVLSADDLMWARPATGVKAAELPALIGKHLVQSLRRGEQITWNKVCER; this is translated from the coding sequence TTGAAGTTATTTGGGAAAAATCTTGATGAGACGGTTGCGGTGGTCGCGGAAATTGGTCTCAATCATGAAGGAGACGCGGTAGCCGCAGAACGATTGATCACTCTTGCCGCGCAGGCCGGGGCGGATGCCGTCAAGCTACAAACGTTCACTCCAGAACGTTACGCCTCCGCGTCAGATCCCAATCGACTCGCTAGGGTGACGCGGTTTAATTTGTCACAGGAGGCCCACCTTCATTTGGCAACCCACGCCACAACATTGGGCATTCCTCTGTTTTCAACAGCTTTGACCGAAGACGTGGTCGGCTTCCTCGACCAGTGGTGTCCAGCAATAAAGATTGCCAGTGGGGACTTGACCTTTGAGCCGGTCATACGAGCCGCTATGAGCACGCGAAAACCGGTCATTCTTTCCACTGGAAACGGCACGGTGGAGGAGATCGATCAAGCGTTGCAATGGTGCACAGACGAATTGGGGTCTGATGCGCTGAAAGACCGTCTGGTTCTGATGCATTGCGTTGCTGCGTATCCTGTTCCTATCGAGCAGGCGAATGTTTCGAGCGTGCATTTCCTCAAGCAGAGGTATGGTCTGACGACGGGATATTCCAACCATGTGATTGGTTCGGAAGCTGTCCTTGCGGCAGTGGCAATCGGCGCGCAACTCGTTGAGGTCCATTTCACCGACCGTCGGGAGGGGCGAGAATTCCGGGATCATGCGCTCTCGTTTGAACCGCAAGATTTGAAACAACTGGTGCACAGTATCGGGAGAGTAAGGGCCAGTCTAGGCCGCGTAGGGAAGGAGTTGCAGGCCTGCGAGTTGCCTTTGCGTGAGGTCATTCGCAAGGGCGTGGTCGCGGCGAGAGATCTTCCCGCGGATACCGTACTTTCTGCAGATGATTTGATGTGGGCTCGTCCTGCGACAGGGGTGAAGGCTGCTGAATTGCCCGCGCTTATTGGGAAGCACCTTGTGCAGTCGCTCAGGCGCGGAGAGCAGATTACCTGGAACAAGGTGTGCGAAAGATGA
- a CDS encoding NAD(P)-dependent oxidoreductase has product MSKLQGRKIALIGGAGFIGHNLALNLAKLGADVHAVDSLQVNNLGAFSNSHDDANKSLYLHFIHERLQLLQAAQVPLHVVDARDYHVLSRCLNEIKPDTIVQLAAIAHANRANKDPYSTFDHSLRTLENALDCARGLGAQFIYFSSSMVYGNFDGEAVTEERHCEPLGIYGALKYGGEKLVIAYGQVFGLSYTIVRPSALYGERCVSRRVGQAFIESVLRGAPLSVNGDGSDALDFTYIQDLLQGLVLCIVKDEARNQIFNLTYGGARSLKQMADIVRGQFPNVEIKYQPRDVLMPERGTLSIEKAKRLLGYSPQYPLEKGFVDYIQWYKELANQHQRYFRPSRR; this is encoded by the coding sequence GTGAGCAAACTCCAAGGACGGAAAATTGCGCTGATCGGTGGCGCTGGGTTCATCGGCCATAACCTTGCGTTGAATCTTGCAAAACTCGGTGCGGATGTCCACGCGGTGGACAGTCTACAGGTCAACAATCTTGGCGCGTTCTCAAATTCGCACGACGATGCCAATAAGTCGCTCTACCTTCACTTTATTCACGAGCGACTACAGTTGTTACAAGCGGCTCAAGTCCCGCTGCATGTCGTCGATGCGCGGGACTATCATGTCCTGTCTCGGTGCCTCAACGAAATCAAGCCGGATACGATTGTGCAGTTGGCAGCGATCGCCCACGCGAATCGCGCGAACAAAGATCCGTACAGCACTTTCGATCATAGCTTGCGAACGCTGGAGAACGCACTCGACTGCGCCAGGGGGTTAGGTGCCCAGTTTATCTATTTTTCCTCTTCGATGGTGTACGGGAATTTTGACGGGGAAGCCGTGACCGAGGAGCGTCACTGTGAACCGCTCGGGATCTATGGCGCGCTGAAATATGGAGGAGAGAAACTCGTTATTGCGTATGGCCAGGTCTTCGGCCTTTCTTACACGATTGTCAGGCCGTCCGCATTATACGGCGAGCGTTGTGTCAGTCGTCGTGTTGGTCAGGCATTCATTGAGTCGGTCCTTCGCGGGGCGCCTCTGAGCGTGAACGGGGATGGGAGTGATGCCCTCGACTTCACATATATCCAGGATCTCTTGCAAGGTCTGGTGCTCTGTATTGTCAAAGACGAAGCACGGAACCAAATTTTTAATTTGACCTATGGGGGGGCGCGGTCACTGAAACAGATGGCTGATATCGTGCGTGGCCAATTCCCCAATGTTGAAATCAAATACCAGCCGCGTGATGTGCTGATGCCTGAGCGCGGAACCCTTTCTATTGAAAAGGCAAAGCGATTGCTTGGCTACTCCCCCCAGTATCCACTGGAAAAAGGGTTCGTCGATTACATTCAGTGGTATAAGGAGCTGGCGAACCAACATCAGAGATATTTCCGTCCATCCCGGCGTTGA
- a CDS encoding DegT/DnrJ/EryC1/StrS family aminotransferase — MSDSVPIPFARPWITDGDRQAVLEVLNGHILTHGPQCKSFEQEFTEFLGGGHCVSVSSCMAALHLAYLHFGIGPGDEVIVPAQTHAATVHAVEWVGATPVFVDCDSRTGNLTASAISLALTPRTKAISVVHFAGIACDMPPIVDLAQRHGLRIIEDCAIALGARHQGRHVALFGDAGCFSFYPVKHMTTGEGGMFVTRHEAVASAVARLRAFGVDRTHSERTVPGMYDVPSLGLNYRMSEIQAALGRSQLRRMPDVLTQRASLFNQYRTLLGDLPQVRLIDTDAPESRSSHYCVSAVFEGEYAGRRNDVVTKLNASGIGTSIYYPQPVPRMTYYRNKYGFLPGAYPQATRISDQSVALPLGMHMTEKDVNRVVAMLKQSLAEADSGKGPGR, encoded by the coding sequence ATGAGTGACAGCGTACCCATTCCATTTGCCCGCCCCTGGATTACCGATGGGGATCGACAGGCGGTTCTAGAGGTGTTGAACGGGCATATCTTGACCCATGGTCCGCAGTGCAAGTCGTTCGAGCAGGAGTTCACAGAGTTTCTCGGCGGCGGCCATTGTGTGTCGGTCAGTTCCTGCATGGCAGCCTTGCATCTGGCGTATCTTCATTTTGGTATCGGGCCAGGCGATGAGGTCATCGTCCCGGCACAAACCCATGCGGCAACGGTTCATGCGGTGGAATGGGTCGGAGCTACGCCGGTATTTGTCGATTGCGATTCCAGGACCGGAAATTTGACCGCTTCGGCAATCAGTTTGGCGCTGACCCCTCGGACGAAGGCGATCTCAGTCGTGCATTTTGCGGGGATTGCGTGTGATATGCCCCCCATCGTCGATCTTGCGCAGCGGCATGGCCTGAGAATCATCGAAGACTGTGCGATTGCGTTGGGCGCGCGACATCAAGGGCGCCATGTCGCACTGTTCGGAGATGCCGGGTGTTTTTCATTCTATCCGGTCAAGCACATGACTACGGGTGAAGGTGGAATGTTCGTTACTCGCCATGAAGCAGTTGCTTCTGCTGTCGCCAGGCTGCGCGCGTTCGGCGTGGACCGTACACACAGTGAGCGAACCGTGCCGGGCATGTATGATGTACCAAGCCTCGGATTGAACTATCGGATGAGTGAGATTCAGGCCGCCCTTGGTCGTTCCCAGCTTCGGCGAATGCCGGACGTACTGACGCAACGGGCGTCGTTGTTTAATCAGTATCGGACACTCTTGGGGGATCTGCCGCAAGTCCGTCTGATCGACACCGATGCGCCCGAATCACGGTCCAGTCACTATTGTGTGAGCGCGGTATTCGAAGGAGAATATGCAGGCAGGCGGAATGACGTCGTGACGAAACTGAATGCGTCTGGAATCGGGACCAGTATCTACTATCCGCAACCTGTTCCCCGTATGACCTACTATCGAAACAAGTATGGCTTTCTGCCTGGTGCGTATCCCCAAGCGACACGCATTAGCGATCAGTCCGTCGCGCTGCCGCTCGGTATGCATATGACGGAGAAAGATGTCAACAGAGTCGTAGCCATGCTGAAGCAGAGCCTGGCAGAGGCTGACAGTGGGAAAGGGCCCGGACGGTGA
- a CDS encoding NTP transferase domain-containing protein encodes MKPVIRGFIQARMSSRRYPGKVLAPFRGEAMIRHVVRAVEEALPSEDVIVVTSVESSDDPLVRYIESLDRHVYRGPLDNVLARFVASAQEYPCDWIMRINGDSPLLAPELIRLVLSHVNQGVPDVVTTIFPRSFPKGQNVELIRVSALQSIVMDDTTRDDQEHVTPYFYRHPDRFQIVNVESGDRRFADLSLAVDTIEDLCRLEQLSTEELRRFSPPVLATSSASS; translated from the coding sequence ATGAAGCCGGTTATTAGGGGATTCATTCAAGCGCGAATGTCCTCCAGGCGTTACCCGGGGAAGGTGCTCGCTCCGTTTCGCGGAGAAGCGATGATTCGTCACGTCGTGCGCGCCGTCGAAGAAGCGCTTCCCTCCGAGGACGTGATTGTGGTAACGAGTGTAGAATCCTCCGATGATCCGCTTGTGCGCTATATCGAATCTCTCGATAGGCATGTGTACCGAGGTCCGTTGGACAATGTGCTGGCTCGTTTCGTCGCCTCTGCGCAGGAGTATCCCTGTGATTGGATCATGCGAATCAATGGCGATAGCCCATTGTTGGCTCCTGAGCTAATCCGGCTCGTGTTGTCTCATGTGAACCAGGGTGTTCCGGATGTGGTAACCACCATTTTCCCCCGATCGTTCCCGAAAGGGCAGAATGTGGAACTCATCAGGGTCAGTGCGCTGCAGTCAATCGTTATGGACGATACCACTCGGGACGACCAGGAGCATGTCACCCCATATTTCTATCGACACCCGGACCGATTTCAGATTGTGAATGTGGAATCCGGCGATCGGAGGTTCGCGGATCTCAGTTTGGCTGTGGATACGATCGAAGATCTGTGTCGGCTTGAACAGTTATCAACTGAGGAACTTCGTCGCTTCAGCCCGCCGGTTTTGGCGACGAGCAGCGCCTCATCGTAA
- a CDS encoding GDP-L-fucose synthase — translation MIDTHARIYVAGHRGMVGSAIVRALTARGYDNLLLRTSKELDLRDNRRVAEFFSETKPEYVYLAAAKVGGILANSTLPAEFIYDNLAIQNNVIHHAYVQGVKKLLFLGSSCIYPRDSLQPMKEEYLLTGPLEPTNEWYAVAKIAGIKMCQAYRRQYGCDFIAAMPTNLYGPNDNFDLQNSHVLAALLRRFHEAREQGKEPLLWGSGTPLREFLHADDCAEACLFLMERYSDAQIMNVGAGQEISIGELATLIAEVVGYRGAIHWDRTKPDGMPRKLMDGSRMQTLGWKPATSLRAGLTETYAWYRRHVVVPSIAPP, via the coding sequence GTGATCGACACACACGCACGCATTTATGTCGCCGGGCATCGGGGGATGGTGGGATCTGCGATTGTGCGGGCGCTCACGGCTCGTGGATATGACAACCTGCTTCTCCGGACCAGTAAAGAATTGGATCTGCGTGACAACAGGCGCGTCGCCGAATTCTTTTCGGAAACGAAGCCGGAATACGTGTATTTGGCTGCGGCGAAGGTGGGGGGCATTCTGGCAAACTCCACATTGCCCGCTGAATTCATCTATGACAATCTGGCCATTCAGAACAATGTCATTCATCACGCCTATGTTCAGGGCGTGAAGAAACTCCTGTTCCTGGGGTCCTCCTGCATCTACCCGAGAGATTCCCTGCAGCCCATGAAGGAGGAGTACCTGCTGACCGGTCCGTTGGAGCCGACCAATGAGTGGTATGCCGTCGCAAAGATCGCCGGCATCAAGATGTGCCAGGCGTATCGCCGTCAATACGGGTGTGATTTTATTGCGGCGATGCCCACCAACCTGTATGGTCCGAACGACAACTTTGACCTGCAGAACTCCCATGTGCTGGCGGCGTTGCTGCGGCGGTTCCATGAAGCGCGCGAGCAGGGGAAGGAACCACTCCTGTGGGGGAGCGGAACTCCGCTGCGCGAGTTTCTGCATGCGGACGACTGCGCCGAGGCTTGCCTGTTTCTGATGGAGCGTTACTCCGATGCGCAGATCATGAATGTCGGAGCTGGGCAGGAAATTTCTATTGGCGAATTGGCAACGTTGATTGCCGAGGTGGTCGGATATCGGGGGGCAATCCACTGGGACCGTACCAAGCCGGATGGCATGCCGCGGAAATTGATGGATGGAAGTCGGATGCAGACGCTGGGATGGAAGCCGGCGACGTCGTTACGAGCGGGGTTGACCGAAACGTATGCGTGGTATAGAAGGCATGTCGTTGTGCCGTCGATCGCTCCTCCATAA
- the gmd gene encoding GDP-mannose 4,6-dehydratase — protein sequence MKALITGITGQDGSYLAEFLLAKGYDVYGIIRRSSSFNTARLDGIYQDPHISGAKLHLVYGDLNDASSLNTIIRTVQPDEIYNLGAQSHVRVSFDIPEYTAEITGLGTVRLLEAIRESGLRPKFYQASSSEMFGKVLEVPQRETTPFYPRSPYGAAKVYAHWITVNYREAYGLFACNGILFNHESPRRGETFVTRKITKAAARIKLGLQQELFLGNLDAKRDWGYAGDYVEAMWLMLQQEEPDDYVVATGETHTVREFLDAAFGHLGLDWQRYVRIDPRYYRPTEVDLLIGDPAKAQRQLGWKPTVDFHRLAIMMVDADVEAERLKWHGTASRGEK from the coding sequence ATGAAAGCCTTGATCACGGGTATTACAGGCCAAGATGGGTCGTACCTGGCCGAATTTCTTTTGGCCAAGGGGTACGATGTGTACGGGATCATTCGCCGCTCGAGTTCCTTCAATACGGCGCGGCTCGATGGGATTTACCAGGATCCGCATATCTCCGGGGCCAAGTTGCATCTGGTCTATGGAGACCTGAATGACGCCAGTTCGCTGAACACAATCATACGAACGGTTCAGCCTGACGAAATTTATAATCTCGGGGCACAGAGTCATGTCCGGGTCAGTTTCGATATTCCTGAATACACCGCTGAAATCACGGGTTTGGGCACGGTTCGATTGCTGGAAGCGATTCGTGAGTCGGGGCTGCGTCCGAAGTTTTATCAGGCCTCATCGAGTGAAATGTTCGGCAAAGTACTGGAAGTCCCACAACGAGAAACCACGCCGTTTTACCCTCGGAGTCCGTACGGTGCGGCGAAGGTCTATGCGCACTGGATTACGGTCAATTATCGTGAAGCGTATGGTCTCTTCGCCTGTAACGGTATCCTCTTCAATCACGAATCGCCTCGTCGTGGTGAAACGTTCGTCACACGCAAGATCACAAAAGCGGCAGCGCGGATCAAACTGGGCCTCCAGCAGGAGTTGTTTCTCGGCAATTTGGACGCGAAGCGGGATTGGGGTTATGCCGGGGACTATGTCGAAGCGATGTGGCTCATGCTGCAGCAGGAGGAGCCTGATGATTACGTCGTGGCGACAGGCGAGACCCACACGGTCCGTGAGTTTCTCGATGCGGCGTTTGGTCATCTGGGGTTGGATTGGCAGCGGTATGTGAGGATCGATCCGCGGTATTACCGCCCGACCGAGGTCGATCTCCTGATCGGCGATCCGGCGAAAGCCCAGCGGCAACTTGGCTGGAAACCGACGGTGGATTTTCATCGACTGGCCATCATGATGGTAGATGCAGATGTGGAAGCCGAACGGCTGAAGTGGCACGGGACCGCATCAAGGGGGGAGAAGTGA
- a CDS encoding O-antigen ligase family protein: MTVTTSSPVDPTIQSAQEGEQQARARAFFWGFQRYVMIAIACSSFVPVLFRYQEHIVIILIALCLGMCALEKKSPWIRNPLDLPLWLFIIWVVCTVPFATDPAYSFAEWKKFVAQAGVFYWSLLVLDRCRRENLPQQILWALVMGGTVLAIYALVEFVHDGGTWKDRFIRAHGYGSDYNWLSTYMVMALPIAGSLLVVSYFAWARAMQVLALVLTGAAQVFSYTRGGWLGHVAQGMMLALLIGGRRWVLGVLGFLALVGAGLVVASHSGFQTDTVAAKTVDTRLTVWTIGLGEVSTHPMVGIGYGNNSFIKKFQEYSAERQVQLPEQERIIPAMHNTFLMVALGSGLPALLSFIWIFVALLRRLIPIPWLAGRNDKVTVLAAGIGLAVIGFAVRNLFDYMFMGSLAHLFWLLAAVGITVTGPGWRMARHESTSDDVASLGRIA, from the coding sequence ATGACTGTTACGACTTCATCACCCGTCGATCCAACCATCCAATCCGCTCAAGAAGGAGAGCAGCAGGCCCGTGCGCGTGCATTTTTTTGGGGATTTCAACGGTATGTGATGATCGCCATTGCCTGTTCGAGTTTCGTGCCTGTCTTGTTTCGCTACCAAGAACATATCGTCATCATTCTCATCGCGCTCTGCTTGGGTATGTGTGCGTTGGAAAAGAAAAGCCCCTGGATCAGAAATCCCCTGGATCTACCGCTGTGGCTCTTCATAATCTGGGTGGTCTGTACCGTTCCGTTCGCCACCGATCCTGCCTATAGTTTTGCCGAGTGGAAAAAATTCGTGGCGCAGGCCGGTGTGTTTTATTGGTCCTTGCTGGTATTGGATCGTTGTCGACGAGAGAACCTGCCGCAGCAGATTCTCTGGGCGCTGGTGATGGGCGGGACGGTGCTAGCCATCTATGCACTCGTCGAGTTTGTGCATGACGGGGGAACCTGGAAAGATCGCTTTATACGGGCTCATGGCTATGGATCCGACTACAACTGGCTCAGCACCTATATGGTCATGGCGCTTCCGATCGCCGGCAGTCTCCTGGTTGTGAGTTATTTTGCCTGGGCTCGTGCTATGCAGGTCCTGGCGCTTGTTCTGACGGGAGCCGCACAGGTCTTTTCATATACTCGCGGTGGATGGCTAGGCCATGTGGCCCAGGGAATGATGCTCGCGCTGCTGATCGGTGGACGGCGCTGGGTCTTGGGCGTGCTGGGGTTCCTGGCCCTCGTTGGCGCAGGGTTGGTGGTTGCCTCACACTCTGGATTCCAGACCGATACGGTGGCTGCCAAAACCGTGGATACGAGATTGACGGTCTGGACCATTGGCTTGGGGGAGGTGTCAACTCATCCGATGGTCGGCATTGGCTATGGCAACAACTCGTTTATCAAAAAATTTCAGGAATATTCGGCCGAGAGGCAGGTTCAGCTTCCGGAGCAGGAACGTATCATCCCGGCTATGCACAATACGTTTCTCATGGTGGCGTTGGGAAGCGGCCTTCCTGCGTTACTCAGCTTTATCTGGATCTTTGTCGCGCTCCTGCGTCGACTCATTCCGATTCCCTGGTTGGCTGGGCGGAACGATAAAGTGACAGTGCTGGCTGCGGGGATCGGATTGGCCGTCATCGGCTTCGCGGTGCGCAATCTCTTCGACTATATGTTTATGGGTAGCCTCGCGCATCTATTCTGGTTGTTGGCGGCGGTTGGGATCACCGTGACGGGGCCGGGTTGGCGGATGGCGCGTCACGAGTCAACGTCCGACGATGTGGCGTCGCTCGGCAGGATCGCATAA
- a CDS encoding CatB-related O-acetyltransferase produces MKWWSRLLVAFGIKSSGPSSLFMQHNPRYAAFEVGEGTYGHPDIVVPDDGSTVRIGRYCSIAGGVSILTSQEHHLEWVSTFPFQVIFGNDRGLPMPSRSKGNVSIGHDVWIGTEALILSGVSIGHGAVIAARSVVTKDVPPYAIVAGVPARVIRYRFDPATVASLLRIAWWDWPREKIETALPLLMSDRLDAFLAQYDAVSDRS; encoded by the coding sequence ATGAAGTGGTGGTCAAGACTGCTGGTCGCGTTCGGTATCAAAAGTAGTGGGCCTTCTTCCCTGTTCATGCAGCACAATCCTCGATATGCCGCCTTTGAAGTTGGGGAGGGGACCTATGGACATCCGGATATTGTCGTGCCTGACGACGGTAGCACGGTTCGCATTGGTCGGTATTGTTCCATTGCCGGTGGGGTCTCGATTCTTACCAGCCAAGAGCATCACCTCGAGTGGGTCTCGACTTTTCCGTTTCAAGTCATCTTTGGGAACGACCGGGGTCTTCCCATGCCCTCTCGGTCGAAAGGCAATGTGAGTATCGGCCACGATGTGTGGATCGGGACCGAAGCCTTGATTCTCTCAGGCGTCTCCATAGGACATGGTGCGGTGATCGCGGCAAGGAGTGTGGTCACGAAGGATGTTCCCCCCTATGCCATTGTGGCGGGTGTGCCCGCACGTGTGATCCGGTATCGATTCGATCCAGCCACCGTTGCCAGTCTGCTCCGCATCGCCTGGTGGGATTGGCCGCGTGAAAAAATTGAAACAGCCCTTCCTCTGTTGATGTCCGATCGATTGGATGCCTTTCTTGCACAGTACGATGCGGTCAGTGATCGGTCGTAG
- the rfbD gene encoding dTDP-4-dehydrorhamnose reductase: MRIVITGAQGQLGRDLQQTLRGHQLTLLDLPTFDLTRPDCGRVIAEAVPEVVIHAGAYTDVDGAEGNPALALAVNAEGTERVARAAADIGARLICISTDYVFDGRGTRPYVETDPTHPVSVYGASKLAGEQRALACCQNTLVVRTAWLYGLHGRNFVKTILKLAAERPKLTVVADQRGCPTFAEDLADMIGQLVAHPAQGLLHVTNAGECTWHEFAAEIVRLSNARIPVEPITTVDMPRPAKRPAYSVLSAERLHHLGFTMPPWQDGLGRFLSAQSKLAS; the protein is encoded by the coding sequence GTGCGGATCGTAATCACTGGTGCGCAGGGGCAGCTGGGGAGAGATCTTCAGCAGACGCTACGCGGGCATCAGCTGACGTTGCTTGATCTTCCCACGTTCGATCTGACTCGGCCGGACTGCGGTCGCGTCATTGCCGAGGCCGTCCCGGAAGTCGTGATTCATGCCGGCGCCTACACGGATGTGGATGGGGCTGAAGGGAATCCGGCCCTGGCCCTGGCGGTGAATGCTGAAGGGACTGAGCGCGTGGCTCGCGCAGCCGCTGACATCGGAGCGAGGCTCATCTGTATTTCCACCGACTACGTATTCGACGGCCGGGGCACGCGCCCCTATGTTGAAACCGACCCGACCCATCCTGTGAGCGTCTACGGTGCGTCCAAATTGGCCGGCGAGCAGCGTGCGTTGGCCTGTTGCCAAAACACCCTGGTGGTGCGTACCGCCTGGCTCTATGGTCTTCACGGGAGGAATTTCGTCAAGACCATCTTGAAACTGGCGGCCGAACGGCCCAAGTTGACGGTTGTGGCCGACCAGCGAGGTTGCCCGACCTTTGCCGAAGATCTTGCGGACATGATTGGACAGTTGGTGGCGCATCCGGCGCAGGGGTTGTTGCATGTGACGAACGCCGGCGAGTGCACGTGGCATGAGTTTGCCGCTGAGATCGTCCGATTGTCGAACGCCCGGATTCCCGTTGAGCCGATCACGACGGTCGACATGCCGAGACCGGCGAAGCGGCCGGCCTATTCCGTCCTTTCAGCAGAGAGGCTCCATCATCTCGGATTCACCATGCCGCCTTGGCAGGATGGCTTGGGGCGTTTCTTGAGCGCACAGAGCAAGCTGGCCTCCTAA
- the rfbB gene encoding dTDP-glucose 4,6-dehydratase, with protein sequence MRLLVTGGAGFIGSHLVRRLIQSGSHSVVNLDALKYSGNLENLADLAGHPQYAFVHADIGDQPVVHTILQEHRIEGIINCAAETHVDRSILDPGAFARTDVVGTGILLEEARRAGVRRFLQVSTDEVYGSVEQGSSTENDRLEPRSPYSASKAGGDLLVLSYWTTYQFPVLVTRGSNTYGPNQYPEKFIPLFATNAIDGEPLPLYGDGKQCRDWLSVHDHVAGIQHVFEQGQLGTVYNVGGGNERENITVAEQIVGTLGKSRSLIRLVQDRPGHDRRYSIDCSRLRALGWSPQVPFEEGLKETVEWYRTHESWWRTIKSGEFKAYYQQQYAKRLQQGTACGS encoded by the coding sequence ATGCGACTACTTGTCACCGGCGGGGCCGGCTTTATCGGATCGCACCTGGTACGCCGCTTGATTCAGAGCGGCTCTCATTCGGTGGTGAATCTCGATGCGTTGAAGTATTCGGGCAATCTGGAGAATCTCGCTGACCTCGCCGGGCATCCGCAGTATGCCTTCGTGCACGCCGACATCGGTGATCAACCAGTCGTGCACACAATTCTGCAGGAACACCGCATTGAAGGCATCATCAATTGCGCTGCGGAAACCCACGTGGACCGGTCGATTCTCGATCCCGGGGCGTTTGCCCGCACGGACGTCGTGGGGACGGGCATTCTATTGGAGGAAGCGCGACGGGCCGGAGTGCGGCGGTTTCTGCAGGTCAGCACCGATGAGGTCTACGGTAGTGTCGAGCAGGGCAGCTCTACGGAGAACGATCGATTGGAACCACGAAGTCCCTATTCGGCGAGCAAGGCCGGAGGGGATTTGCTGGTGCTGAGTTATTGGACGACCTACCAGTTTCCGGTGCTGGTCACGCGTGGAAGCAATACCTATGGGCCGAACCAATACCCCGAGAAATTTATTCCGTTATTTGCGACCAACGCGATCGACGGGGAGCCGCTTCCGTTATACGGCGACGGCAAACAATGCCGGGATTGGTTGTCCGTCCATGACCATGTGGCGGGGATCCAGCATGTGTTCGAACAGGGGCAGCTGGGGACTGTGTACAACGTCGGCGGCGGGAACGAGCGTGAGAATATCACCGTGGCCGAACAGATCGTCGGGACACTGGGAAAGTCTCGGTCGCTGATCCGTTTGGTGCAGGACCGCCCCGGACACGATCGTCGCTACTCGATCGACTGCAGCCGGCTGCGGGCTTTGGGCTGGTCGCCGCAAGTGCCGTTCGAGGAGGGGCTGAAGGAAACGGTTGAGTGGTATCGTACGCATGAGAGTTGGTGGCGGACGATCAAGTCCGGAGAGTTCAAGGCCTACTATCAACAGCAGTACGCGAAGCGGTTGCAGCAGGGGACGGCGTGCGGATCGTAA